A region from the Solibacillus sp. FSL H8-0523 genome encodes:
- the helD gene encoding RNA polymerase recycling motor HelD — translation MEQTIWQQETAHLKETSALLKQQIAVLETQLQKQKSDIVEERTQASAEFNDVSGENAIQFSQMLQTMQLREREYLQQSDQLAKAQMLYKSPYFGRISIENELGETEHLYIGLSTFREQKTDDVLIFDWRAPISSLFYENKVGPSRYQIPNGEYVEVLVEGRRQYKVKYDELLQLFDADIYVGDEVLQGLLTDTAKEKMKSIVATIQSDQNIVIRSSNKANLIVLGPPGSGKTSVAMQRIAFLLYEYRETMNARSILLVSPSDLFNDYISNVLPELGEENVQHTTYYHLTKDVKLTSYKIETNYENIERLYTASSEQRESYAFKGSHLYVKQLLHYIESVKRAGMPFYNLKMGNELFISAKKLSELFYERFGGLDIDFRLKKIRTVLLEKVAQKKAKDRKAFFKELQSVTTYMGTDKEIEQEVNERLQKKYGKLEATIDQLGFVNINKMYSKSLTHQNEQAFTQAIQQATTESLKERILYYEDLAPMMYLQAVVKGLYANNTIKHIVIDEIQDYSYLQLLAMKAMHPKAHYTLLGDKNQLVHPQMKDSLAGPLSKHFKVVELNKSYRSTNEITDFMSAILNNKTTLSLGVSGDKPQIIQTDDLRGTVKGLVDTAFEANDSFVILCKNKAACQQLYTELKPSIPQLQLITEKQKAYMKGILIMPGYMAKGFEFTTVVLADANAQVYQEEMDAYLLYTIASRATRKLFLLTNGTLPKSLAHIGEQYYRKEVNI, via the coding sequence CAAACGATTTGGCAGCAGGAGACAGCGCATTTAAAAGAAACGAGTGCGTTGTTAAAACAACAGATTGCAGTATTAGAAACGCAATTACAAAAACAAAAAAGTGACATCGTTGAAGAGCGTACACAAGCATCGGCAGAATTTAATGATGTGTCCGGTGAAAACGCGATTCAATTTTCACAAATGCTCCAAACGATGCAACTGCGTGAGCGCGAGTACCTACAGCAAAGCGATCAACTCGCAAAGGCACAAATGTTATATAAGAGCCCGTATTTTGGGCGTATTTCTATTGAAAATGAGCTAGGCGAAACCGAACATTTATATATCGGCTTATCGACATTTCGCGAGCAGAAGACAGATGATGTCTTAATTTTTGACTGGCGTGCTCCGATTTCAAGCCTTTTTTATGAAAATAAAGTCGGCCCATCGCGCTATCAAATTCCTAATGGCGAGTATGTCGAGGTATTAGTTGAAGGACGCCGCCAATATAAGGTGAAATATGATGAGCTGTTACAGCTATTTGATGCAGATATTTATGTAGGCGATGAGGTATTACAAGGACTATTAACCGATACGGCAAAGGAAAAAATGAAATCAATTGTCGCGACGATTCAAAGTGATCAAAACATCGTCATTCGGTCATCGAATAAAGCGAATTTAATCGTCCTTGGTCCTCCGGGTAGCGGGAAAACGTCGGTGGCAATGCAGCGAATTGCGTTTCTTCTATATGAATACCGCGAAACGATGAACGCACGCAGCATTTTACTAGTGTCACCATCTGACCTTTTTAATGACTATATTTCAAATGTCTTACCAGAGCTTGGCGAGGAAAATGTACAGCATACGACGTATTATCATTTAACGAAGGACGTAAAGCTAACGAGCTATAAAATCGAAACGAACTACGAAAACATTGAACGACTGTATACGGCGAGTTCTGAGCAGCGTGAAAGCTATGCGTTTAAAGGGTCGCATCTGTACGTAAAACAGCTATTACATTATATTGAAAGTGTAAAACGCGCGGGCATGCCGTTTTATAATTTAAAAATGGGCAATGAGCTCTTTATTTCTGCGAAAAAGCTATCCGAGTTATTTTATGAACGCTTTGGTGGGCTTGATATCGATTTTCGTTTGAAAAAAATCCGCACCGTGTTACTTGAAAAAGTGGCGCAGAAAAAAGCAAAAGACCGCAAAGCCTTTTTTAAGGAATTGCAATCGGTGACAACGTATATGGGTACGGACAAGGAAATCGAGCAGGAAGTAAATGAACGACTACAAAAAAAATATGGCAAGCTTGAAGCAACAATTGACCAGCTCGGCTTTGTGAATATCAATAAAATGTATAGCAAATCGTTAACGCATCAAAACGAGCAAGCGTTCACACAAGCGATCCAACAAGCGACGACTGAATCCTTAAAAGAGCGCATATTGTATTACGAGGACTTAGCGCCGATGATGTATTTGCAAGCCGTTGTGAAAGGCTTATACGCCAATAATACGATCAAGCATATCGTCATTGATGAAATTCAGGATTATTCCTATTTACAGCTACTCGCGATGAAAGCGATGCACCCAAAAGCGCATTACACGTTACTTGGCGATAAAAACCAGCTCGTGCATCCGCAAATGAAGGATTCACTCGCAGGGCCACTGTCGAAGCATTTTAAAGTTGTTGAACTGAATAAATCATACCGTTCTACCAATGAAATTACTGATTTTATGAGTGCGATTTTAAATAATAAAACGACGCTGTCTTTAGGTGTATCGGGTGACAAACCACAGATTATTCAAACCGATGATTTACGCGGGACGGTGAAGGGACTTGTGGACACGGCGTTTGAAGCGAACGATAGCTTCGTCATTTTATGCAAAAATAAAGCCGCCTGCCAGCAGCTCTATACGGAGTTAAAACCGTCTATTCCACAACTACAGCTCATTACGGAAAAGCAAAAAGCGTATATGAAGGGCATCCTAATCATGCCGGGCTATATGGCGAAAGGCTTTGAATTTACAACGGTCGTGCTCGCTGACGCCAATGCACAGGTGTATCAGGAAGAGATGGATGCGTATTTACTGTATACAATCGCTTCACGCGCCACGCGAAAATTATTTTTACTAACGAACGGAACATTACCAAAATCGCTTGCACACATCGGCGAACAGTATTATCGTAAAGAAGTGAACATTTAG
- a CDS encoding undecaprenyl-diphosphate phosphatase, producing MENFDLILLLKHFIIGLVQGFTEPIPVSSSGHVMIASEILGMGEQGFTFAILTNTASLLAIMFIYREDIIRLITGFLLFIKTRDRRYRTDFNFALYVIIGSIPAGVLGVLLSDYISDSVSMTTIALMLFVTGIALWLIRNMRGTKRDGDLTKKDAFLVGLGQAVALTPGISRSGATIISAIAVGMKQETALRFSFMLYIPVSLGGVVLGISDFLDEPNKMDLALPYSVTFIATLFMTYFAMRWFMGIMKNGKLHYFTYYCFLVGVLLLIFF from the coding sequence ATGGAAAACTTTGATTTAATTTTACTTTTAAAGCACTTTATCATCGGCTTAGTGCAAGGATTTACTGAGCCAATTCCGGTTTCATCAAGCGGTCACGTCATGATTGCGAGTGAAATTTTAGGGATGGGTGAGCAAGGCTTTACGTTTGCGATTTTAACGAACACGGCGTCGCTATTGGCGATTATGTTCATTTATCGCGAGGACATTATTCGTTTAATTACGGGCTTTTTACTATTTATTAAAACGCGTGACCGTCGCTACCGTACCGATTTTAACTTCGCACTGTATGTCATTATCGGTTCAATTCCAGCGGGTGTGCTGGGTGTGCTCTTAAGTGACTACATTTCGGATAGCGTGAGCATGACAACGATTGCGCTGATGCTATTTGTAACAGGGATTGCGCTGTGGTTAATTCGTAATATGCGCGGCACAAAACGCGACGGCGATTTAACGAAAAAAGATGCCTTTTTAGTAGGTCTTGGGCAAGCAGTTGCCTTAACACCAGGAATCAGCCGTTCGGGTGCCACAATCATCTCAGCAATCGCTGTCGGTATGAAACAAGAAACAGCGCTTCGCTTTTCGTTCATGCTATACATTCCGGTAAGTTTAGGTGGGGTGGTGCTGGGGATTAGTGATTTCCTAGACGAGCCTAACAAAATGGATCTAGCATTGCCATATAGCGTGACGTTCATTGCGACATTATTCATGACATACTTCGCGATGCGTTGGTTTATGGGGATTATGAAAAACGGAAAATTACACTACTTTACATACTACTGTTTCTTAGTAGGTGTGCTGCTGTTAATTTTCTTCTAA
- a CDS encoding PLP-dependent aminotransferase family protein: protein MQYSDSILNTPSSFIRNILKVTDSADVISFAGGLPNPISFPIDALKTSVNHAIDESGAKLFQYSTTQGYLPLRQYIAEKYSRTHGLEYTAEDVLITTGSQQALELISKVLLNKGDGVVIEEPGYLGAIQAFTLREPTFHGVTLEQDGINVDELKQALKQPNVKMVYTVPNFQNPTGLTYTKERREEVYEVVKNEDVIFIEDDPYGELRFTGEHLPYIAAGKMTNSVVLGSFSKTVTPGMRLGYILTKNHELLNHIETAKQASDLHTNIFAQYILHDYLTNNKYEEHVEKIIALYKAQADTMLAAMDKYFPPHISYTKPEGGMFIWVTMEEGADALEKFNEAMEQKVAFVPGNPFYTSKTKVNTMRLNYTNATPEVIEEGIKRLGKIFSLVKA, encoded by the coding sequence ATGCAATATTCTGATAGTATTTTAAACACACCATCTTCATTCATCCGCAACATTTTAAAAGTAACCGATTCAGCGGATGTGATTTCATTTGCGGGTGGCTTACCGAATCCGATTTCGTTTCCAATCGATGCGCTGAAAACGTCGGTGAATCACGCAATTGATGAAAGTGGTGCTAAGCTTTTCCAATATTCAACGACACAAGGCTACTTGCCGCTACGTCAGTATATTGCAGAAAAATATAGTCGCACACATGGTCTAGAGTACACAGCAGAAGACGTGTTAATTACAACGGGTTCACAGCAAGCGTTAGAGTTAATTTCAAAGGTACTTTTAAATAAAGGCGACGGCGTAGTGATTGAGGAGCCGGGCTATTTAGGGGCAATTCAAGCATTTACATTACGCGAGCCAACGTTCCACGGCGTGACATTAGAGCAGGACGGCATTAACGTGGACGAGTTAAAACAAGCATTAAAACAACCAAATGTAAAAATGGTGTACACGGTACCAAACTTCCAAAATCCAACGGGACTTACGTATACAAAAGAGCGTCGTGAAGAGGTTTACGAAGTGGTGAAGAACGAAGATGTGATTTTCATCGAGGACGATCCATACGGCGAGCTACGTTTTACAGGGGAGCATTTACCGTATATCGCAGCAGGGAAAATGACGAACAGCGTCGTGCTAGGCTCATTTTCTAAAACGGTTACACCTGGTATGCGTTTAGGCTACATTTTAACGAAAAACCATGAGCTGTTAAATCATATCGAAACGGCCAAACAAGCGTCAGATCTTCATACAAATATTTTTGCGCAGTACATTTTACATGATTATTTAACAAATAATAAATATGAAGAGCACGTAGAAAAAATTATTGCACTATATAAAGCGCAAGCAGACACAATGTTAGCGGCGATGGATAAATACTTCCCACCACATATTTCGTATACAAAACCAGAGGGCGGGATGTTCATTTGGGTGACGATGGAAGAGGGTGCGGACGCACTTGAAAAATTCAACGAGGCGATGGAGCAAAAAGTAGCCTTCGTACCAGGCAATCCATTCTATACATCGAAAACGAAGGTCAACACGATGCGTTTAAACTATACAAATGCGACACCAGAAGTAATTGAAGAAGGCATTAAGCGCTTAGGGAAAATCTTTTCTCTTGTAAAGGCGTAA
- a CDS encoding cold-shock protein, which produces MQQGTVKWFNSEKGFGFIEVEGGNDVFVHFSAIQGDGFKTLDEGQKVEFEVEDGNRGPQATNVVKL; this is translated from the coding sequence ATGCAACAAGGTACAGTAAAATGGTTTAACTCAGAAAAAGGTTTCGGTTTCATCGAAGTTGAAGGCGGCAATGACGTATTCGTACACTTCTCAGCTATCCAAGGCGACGGTTTCAAAACTTTAGACGAAGGTCAAAAAGTTGAATTCGAAGTTGAAGACGGCAACCGTGGACCACAAGCTACTAACGTAGTAAAACTTTAA
- a CDS encoding HAMP domain-containing methyl-accepting chemotaxis protein: MKFSISKKLWLSFSISIVLIILINVIGSFALTSVNSKYEVILDRDVERIVHAKNLEIAQKDLATRVLEFVALNKSTARDEIEKEIDKGSTAAKALIELSSDEASLILLEDLKVKTVLLFESNNLIMDLKTKGQDMSSAQLTSMDLNSEVLTIIANIIEVQQQNITDTRAEINAFQSTAFITMLMLTVLAVILALFISTYMSRHISRPVGEVTTALEEIAQGNLAIQPLHIKNKDEIGLMGNSFNKMLEDLRGIVSNVSDSSMQVAANAEELSASSQQSLASSQMVAKSAEDQLAISSEQSNFMDVSITSMEELRTSVDQISGDNEQMLNATNDVKTLINQGATSIQNVVDQMETIHETFVDTTTMMHEMEQHSNRIQNITGLITDIADQTNLLALNAAIEAARAGEHGKGFAVVAEEVRKLAEQSKNSATEIESMVQQIQQTSNEATKTIVTGGTKVNEGMDKTSESLHVFRNIESGIGEVVYRVESVSAAVEEIQAMTGSVTDSVKHVQQLAKQTADTASDTSAATEQQLASTEEISHNAQALSELAESLQQDVNHFKL; the protein is encoded by the coding sequence TTGAAATTTTCGATATCTAAAAAATTATGGTTATCATTTTCGATTTCAATTGTGTTAATTATCTTAATTAATGTGATTGGATCGTTTGCATTAACCAGTGTCAATTCAAAATACGAGGTTATTCTCGATCGTGATGTAGAGCGGATAGTACACGCCAAAAATTTAGAAATTGCACAAAAGGATTTAGCAACACGCGTGCTTGAATTTGTAGCACTTAATAAGTCAACGGCAAGAGACGAAATTGAGAAAGAAATTGACAAGGGTTCTACAGCAGCGAAGGCCTTAATCGAATTAAGTTCAGATGAAGCGTCGCTCATATTATTAGAGGACTTAAAAGTAAAAACCGTGTTACTATTCGAATCAAACAATTTAATTATGGATTTAAAAACAAAAGGGCAGGACATGTCATCGGCACAGTTAACATCGATGGACTTAAACAGTGAAGTGTTAACGATTATTGCGAATATTATCGAGGTGCAACAGCAAAATATTACTGATACGCGTGCGGAAATTAACGCATTCCAGAGTACTGCCTTTATTACGATGTTAATGTTAACGGTACTGGCGGTTATTTTAGCGCTATTTATTTCAACTTACATGAGCCGTCACATTTCACGACCAGTAGGCGAAGTAACAACTGCGCTTGAAGAAATTGCACAAGGGAATTTAGCTATTCAACCATTACATATTAAAAACAAAGATGAAATCGGCTTAATGGGTAATAGTTTCAACAAAATGTTAGAAGACTTACGCGGTATTGTTTCAAATGTAAGTGATTCTTCGATGCAAGTAGCAGCCAATGCCGAGGAGCTTTCAGCAAGCTCACAGCAAAGCTTAGCCTCTTCACAAATGGTTGCAAAATCAGCAGAAGATCAATTAGCAATAAGCTCAGAGCAATCGAACTTTATGGATGTATCGATTACGTCAATGGAAGAATTACGTACAAGTGTCGACCAAATTTCAGGTGATAATGAGCAAATGCTTAATGCTACAAATGATGTGAAAACATTAATCAATCAAGGTGCAACATCCATTCAAAATGTTGTAGATCAAATGGAAACGATTCACGAAACATTTGTGGATACAACAACTATGATGCACGAAATGGAGCAACACTCAAACCGCATTCAAAATATTACGGGACTTATTACAGATATTGCTGACCAAACGAACCTATTAGCATTAAATGCGGCAATTGAGGCTGCACGAGCAGGTGAGCATGGTAAAGGCTTCGCGGTTGTAGCTGAGGAAGTTCGTAAACTAGCGGAGCAATCGAAAAATTCAGCAACAGAAATCGAAAGTATGGTACAGCAAATCCAGCAAACATCCAATGAAGCAACAAAAACAATCGTAACTGGTGGTACAAAGGTAAATGAGGGAATGGACAAAACATCTGAATCCCTACATGTATTCCGCAATATTGAATCAGGTATTGGTGAAGTAGTGTACCGTGTTGAATCTGTTTCAGCAGCAGTTGAAGAAATTCAAGCAATGACAGGCTCTGTAACAGATAGTGTCAAGCATGTTCAGCAGCTTGCTAAACAAACGGCCGATACGGCGAGTGATACAAGTGCCGCAACAGAACAGCAACTTGCTTCAACAGAGGAAATTTCGCATAATGCACAGGCGTTATCAGAGTTAGCAGAAAGTCTGCAGCAGGATGTTAATCACTTTAAACTATAA
- a CDS encoding patatin-like phospholipase family protein, translating into MTYQHANDPLITSDIQTKLVQAQLTVETHHFEAEQLILTKGEISERIHIILNGQVRVFIEQERKIQLALLGENQFFGEMSCLTGDPISAHVEAVDSVTTISVCRNGMMLLMDQNTAFRMQIIENMVKRIQNSNERVVEEHQKNILLVKHQETSDQERYGELIGTSPEMQRLLQEISEIARKSDALAIIGEPGTEKISVARKIHEHSSQASYPFLILDAENIDLNSWYSKIKVAHGGTIIVEHADLAPSHVLTALVNQYLETRFIFTTIKPLAFHLPSIVIPPLRERTEDIPLIAQHYALKAGAVDAENAISQDALRLLTLFPFLTKNVEELRDLIKGAYILSEGRTIYAKHLRFGKNRKPGERPQIGLALGSGSARGLAHLGVIQVLEDEGIPIDMIAGTSAGSLVGGGYAAGLTPKECAEILSKIRWRDFLRPAFTKSAIVHNLQIIHYIEKQVGAVNIEDLKIPFAAVASDLLTGDAHIMKTGSLARAITASTAIPSLIRPVEYQGKTLVDGAIVHPVPAALAKSMGADIVIAVNVCSEKFTKGATKNFIDSVLNTIDIMSTKLVKEELQLADVILRPDLGLNQIHFKDADFCMTSGATITRDSMERIRKIVSSY; encoded by the coding sequence ATGACATACCAACATGCAAACGATCCATTAATTACATCTGACATTCAAACAAAATTAGTACAAGCCCAGCTAACCGTCGAAACCCACCATTTTGAAGCGGAACAGCTCATCTTAACAAAAGGGGAAATTTCTGAACGCATTCATATTATTCTTAACGGGCAAGTACGAGTCTTCATCGAACAAGAACGAAAAATTCAGCTCGCCCTGTTAGGGGAAAATCAATTTTTCGGGGAAATGTCTTGCTTAACAGGCGACCCGATTAGTGCCCATGTTGAGGCCGTTGATTCGGTGACAACGATTAGCGTTTGTCGCAATGGCATGATGCTATTAATGGACCAAAATACAGCCTTTCGTATGCAAATTATCGAAAATATGGTGAAGCGCATTCAAAATTCCAACGAACGAGTTGTCGAAGAACATCAGAAAAATATTTTACTTGTAAAGCATCAAGAAACTTCTGACCAAGAGCGTTATGGGGAGTTAATCGGCACGAGCCCTGAAATGCAGCGCTTGCTTCAGGAGATTTCTGAAATCGCGAGAAAATCCGACGCCCTCGCCATTATCGGCGAACCAGGAACCGAAAAAATTAGTGTTGCCCGAAAAATTCACGAGCACTCTTCACAAGCTTCGTATCCATTTTTAATATTAGATGCCGAAAACATTGATCTGAACAGCTGGTATAGCAAAATTAAAGTGGCACACGGTGGCACAATCATCGTGGAACATGCCGATTTAGCACCAAGTCATGTACTTACCGCGCTTGTAAATCAATACTTAGAAACACGCTTTATTTTTACGACGATTAAGCCATTAGCATTCCATCTTCCAAGCATCGTTATCCCGCCATTACGCGAGCGCACGGAAGATATTCCATTAATCGCGCAGCATTACGCACTAAAGGCGGGCGCAGTAGATGCAGAAAATGCGATTTCACAAGATGCATTGCGTCTGTTAACACTGTTTCCATTCTTAACAAAAAATGTAGAAGAATTACGTGATTTAATTAAAGGGGCTTATATTTTAAGTGAGGGCCGTACGATTTACGCCAAGCATTTACGCTTCGGCAAAAATCGCAAGCCTGGAGAGCGCCCACAAATCGGACTCGCCCTTGGAAGTGGCTCTGCCCGCGGATTAGCGCATTTGGGTGTCATTCAAGTGTTAGAAGATGAAGGGATTCCGATCGATATGATTGCGGGGACAAGTGCAGGTTCCTTAGTCGGTGGTGGCTATGCCGCTGGGTTAACCCCGAAAGAATGTGCGGAGATTTTATCGAAGATTCGATGGCGTGATTTTTTACGTCCTGCTTTTACAAAGTCGGCCATTGTTCACAATTTGCAGATCATTCACTATATCGAAAAGCAAGTTGGTGCCGTTAATATTGAAGATTTGAAAATCCCATTCGCTGCGGTTGCTTCTGATTTACTAACAGGTGATGCTCATATTATGAAAACTGGCTCCTTAGCACGGGCGATTACCGCGAGTACGGCTATCCCCTCGTTGATTCGCCCAGTTGAATATCAGGGCAAAACGTTAGTAGATGGCGCTATTGTACACCCTGTTCCTGCCGCACTTGCAAAAAGTATGGGCGCGGACATTGTCATTGCGGTCAATGTTTGCTCGGAGAAATTTACAAAGGGCGCTACGAAAAATTTTATTGATTCCGTGTTAAATACAATCGATATTATGAGCACGAAATTAGTGAAAGAAGAATTACAGCTCGCAGATGTCATCTTACGTCCAGATTTAGGCTTAAATCAAATTCATTTTAAAGATGCCGATTTTTGCATGACGTCCGGTGCTACTATCACCCGCGATTCTATGGAACGAATCCGAAAAATTGTTAGTTCTTATTAA
- a CDS encoding FecR domain-containing protein, whose amino-acid sequence MKNRYLLLLLLVITCLIFPNATYAKDMKKAGKIVEISGQVEVQKSKGKKTFKAFKNMAFTQGDTIITGAKSSAKLQIDNNKQVEVSANTKLVIKELLSSVKAKSGKTDLTLSGGKVKVKISKKLEGESKFDVQTPNAIMGVMGTEFYVYYDQNGETWVGVLEGVVTVQLENQATPVQITANQAIYIRTDGTMEILDVEPDQVLRFKDEGATVTNTPPPVVQPVITDGAAQETIDWALLEQERLEQERLEQERLEQERLEQERLERCLQGEIEYCEETPPACEPNADTCEDTPPTCDPNVETCEELPPACDPEVETCEELPPTCEPNADTCPDVPLACDPNIDTCEDTPPTCDSEVEVCEELPPTCEPNADTCPDVPLACDPNIDTCEDTPPTCDPEVEVCEELAPTCEPNADTCPDVPLACEEGMSAEDCEILLNNAEGTREEDETNDSTTP is encoded by the coding sequence ATGAAAAACAGGTACCTACTCCTCTTGCTGCTTGTGATAACCTGTTTAATCTTTCCCAATGCGACCTATGCGAAAGATATGAAAAAAGCCGGAAAGATTGTGGAGATTTCTGGTCAAGTAGAAGTTCAAAAAAGTAAGGGCAAAAAGACATTTAAAGCCTTTAAAAATATGGCCTTCACCCAAGGCGATACGATTATAACAGGCGCCAAAAGTAGTGCCAAGTTGCAGATTGATAACAATAAGCAAGTTGAAGTGAGCGCAAATACAAAGCTTGTTATAAAAGAACTTCTTTCAAGTGTCAAAGCGAAATCTGGAAAAACCGACTTAACCCTTTCCGGGGGCAAAGTAAAAGTGAAGATTTCAAAAAAACTAGAAGGCGAATCGAAGTTCGACGTACAAACGCCCAATGCCATTATGGGTGTAATGGGCACGGAATTTTACGTTTACTATGACCAAAATGGTGAGACCTGGGTTGGTGTACTAGAAGGCGTTGTAACCGTCCAACTAGAAAATCAGGCCACACCAGTTCAAATTACCGCGAATCAAGCGATTTACATTCGCACTGATGGCACGATGGAAATTCTAGATGTCGAACCGGACCAGGTGCTACGCTTTAAAGATGAGGGAGCAACTGTTACTAACACCCCTCCCCCAGTTGTACAGCCAGTCATTACTGACGGAGCCGCTCAAGAAACCATTGATTGGGCACTTCTTGAGCAGGAAAGACTTGAGCAAGAACGCTTGGAACAAGAACGTCTTGAACAGGAACGACTTGAGCAAGAGCGGTTGGAACGTTGTTTACAAGGCGAAATCGAATATTGCGAGGAAACACCTCCTGCTTGTGAGCCGAACGCTGACACTTGCGAGGACACGCCGCCTACTTGCGATCCTAACGTAGAGACTTGTGAAGAGCTTCCGCCTGCTTGTGATCCTGAAGTAGAGACTTGCGAAGAACTTCCTCCTACTTGTGAGCCGAACGCTGATACTTGTCCGGATGTACCACTGGCTTGTGATCCGAACATCGACACTTGCGAGGACACGCCGCCTACTTGTGATTCTGAAGTAGAGGTTTGTGAAGAACTTCCTCCTACTTGTGAGCCGAACGCCGACACTTGCCCGGATGTACCACTGGCTTGTGATCCGAACATCGACACTTGCGAGGACACGCCGCCTACTTGTGATCCTGAAGTAGAGGTTTGTGAAGAACTTGCTCCTACTTGTGAGCCGAACGCCGACACTTGCCCGGATGTACCACTGGCTTGTGAAGAAGGGATGTCAGCTGAAGACTGTGAAATCTTATTAAATAATGCGGAAGGCACTAGAGAAGAAGATGAAACTAATGACTCCACGACACCGTAA